A window from Malania oleifera isolate guangnan ecotype guangnan chromosome 7, ASM2987363v1, whole genome shotgun sequence encodes these proteins:
- the LOC131160700 gene encoding heavy metal-associated isoprenylated plant protein 7 — protein MGEEEKKLEEKKPEQAQKPAEEEKKEEEAKAEKPEEKKEEEKKEEDPKDEPPPEIVLKVYMHCEGCARKVRRCLRGFEGVEDVMTDCKSHKVVVKGEKADPLKVRDRVQRKSHRQVELLSPIPKPPAEDEKKEDKEVVKPEEKKEEPPPVITVVLKVHMHCEACAQEIKKRILRMKGVESADPDLKASQVAVKGVFDPPKLVEYVYKRTGKHSVVVKQDPPEKKEEDKGKEGKEEKKAEEPETKAEGGEAKEEKKESGEAPAEAAEEGAAPVVDVKKSEYVHYYWPPTNAREFSAYPLPYAREFSAYPPQIFSDENPNACSVM, from the exons ATGGGAGAG GAGGAAAAGAAGCTAGAGGAGAAGAAACCAGAGCAGGCACAGAAGCCAGCTGAGGAagagaagaaggaggaagaggcgaAGGCTGAGAAACCAGAGGAGAAGAaggaagaggagaagaaagagGAGGACCCCAAGGATGAACCGCCGCCGGAGATTGTGCTGAAAGTGTACATGCATTGTGAGGGGTGCGCCCGCAAGGTTCGGCGGTGCCTCAGGGGCTTCGAAG GTGTTGAAGATGTGATGACGGATTGTAAGAGCCACAAGGTGGTGGTGAAGGGAGAAAAGGCAGATCCTCTGAAGGTTCGGGACAGAGTCCAGAGGAAGAGTCACCGGCAGGTGGAGCTTCTGTCGCCGATTCCCAAACCTCCGGCTGAAGATGAGAAGAAGGAAGATAAAGAGGTCGTTAAAccagaagagaagaaagaagag CCTCCGCCGGTGATTACAGTGGTGCTGAAAGTGCACATGCATTGCGAAGCCTGTGCACAGGAAATTAAGAAACGAATCCTGAGAATGAAAG GGGTTGAATCGGCGGACCCAGATCTGAAAGCCTCGCAGGTCGCCGTGAAAGGAGTGTTCGACCCGCCGAAGCTGGTGGAGTACGTGTACAAGAGGACCGGCAAGCATTCCGTGGTGGTGAAGCAAGACCCGCcggagaagaaggaagaagacaAAGGCAAAGAGGGAAAAGAGGAGAAGAAGGCGGAAGAACCAGAGACGAAAGCAGAGGGGGGAGAGGCTAAGGAGGAGAAGAAAGAGAGCGGAGAAGCGCCGGCGGAGGCGGCGGAGGAAGGGGCGGCGCCGGTGGTGGACGTGAAGAAGAGCGAGTACGTGCACTACTACTGGCCGCCGACGAACGCCAGAGAGTTCTCGGCGTACCCGCTGCCGTACGCCAGAGAGTTCTCGGCGTACCCGCCGCAGATCTTCAGCGACGAAAACCCCAATGCCTGTTCTGTGATGTAA